From a single Brassica napus cultivar Da-Ae chromosome C9, Da-Ae, whole genome shotgun sequence genomic region:
- the BNAC09G53780D gene encoding uncharacterized protein BNAC09G53780D → MPSFAFGSHHHLANPTDSPYTVEISIDGDSSDLDSLSEVDLESGGVTKLHSGGGKKRRTRRRKKKKKRKKKESRDCRICHLPLETTKKADEEGEDSDEQEEQGEEEDEARDGEEEEEYYGLPLQLGCSCKGDLGVAHSKCAETWFKIKGNMTCEICGAMAINVAGEQSNPESTASTHSQVAAGQTQSSQTEPRGIWHGRRVMNFLLAAMVFAFIVSWLFHFKVLK, encoded by the exons ATGCCTTCTTTTGCTTTTGGATCTCATCACCATTTGGCCAATCCCACTGACTCGCCGTACACCGTCGAAATTAGCATCGACGGCGACTCCTCCGACTTAGATTCCTTGTCTGAGGTCGACTTAGAGAGCGGCGGTGTGACGAAGCTGCATTCCGGTGGTGGTAAGAAGAGGAGGACgaggaggagaaagaagaagaagaaaaggaagaagaaagagagtagAGATTGCAGGATCTGTCATCTGCCTTTAGAGACTACTAAAAAAGCAGATGAGGAAGGTGAAGATTCTGATGAACAAGAAGAacaaggtgaagaagaagatgaagcaaGAGAcggtgaagaagaggaagagtaTTATGGTTTGCCTTTGCAATTGGGTTGTTCTTGTAAAGGTGATTTGGGTGTAGCTCACAGTAAGTGTGCTGAAACTTGGTTCAAGATCAAAGGAAACAT GACATGTGAGATATGCGGGGCAATGGCTATAAACGTAGCTGGGGAACAGTCAAACCCAGAGAGCACCGCCTCTACACATTCACAAGTGGCTGCTGGACAAACTCAGAGTAGTCAGACAGAGCCAAGGGGAATCTGGCATGGTCGCCGTGTAATGAACTTCTTACTTGCCGCTATGGTCTTTGCCTTCATTGTCTCTTGGCTTTTTCACTTCAAAGTCCTCAAGTGA
- the LOC106406581 gene encoding serine/threonine-protein kinase BSK5-like yields the protein MGPRCSKLSLCWWQTHHKSSLNDASDLENGNDDSASFSEFSFDQLRTATSGFSTDSIVSEHGVKAPNVVYKGRLEDERWIAVKRFNRSAWPDTRQFLEEAKAVGQLRSERLANLIGFCCEGDERLLVAEFMPFETLSKHLFHWDSQPMKWAMRVRVALYLAQALEYCSSKGRALYHDLNAYRILFDQDGNPRLSCFGLMKNSRDGKSYSTNLAFTPPEYLRTGRVIPESVVYSFGTLLLDLLSGKHIPPSHALDLIRGKNFLMLMDSALDGHFSNDDGTDLVRLASRCLQYEARERPNVKSLVTSLAPLQKETDVPSYVLMGIPHGSASPPKETTSLLTPLGDACSRLDLTAIHEILEKVGYKDDEDVANELSFQVWTDQIQETLNAKKQGDAAFKGKDFVTTIECYTQFIEDGTMVSPTVFARRCLCYLMSNKPQEALGDAMQAQVVSPEWPTAFYLQAAALFSLGMDKDACETLKDGSSLESKKQNNRD from the exons ATGGGACCTCGTTGCTCTAAGCTATCTCTCTGTTGGTGGCAAACACATCACAAATCATCTCTCAACGACGCTTCTGATCTAG AAAACGGAAATGACGATTCGGCGTCGTTTAGTGAGTTCAGCTTCGACCAACTACGAACCGCTACTTCAGGATTCTCAACGGACAGCATCGTGTCCGAACACGGCGTCAAAGCTCCAAATGTCGTGTATAAAGGCAGGCTCGAAGATGAGCGATGGATCGCTGTTAAACGCTTCAACAGATCCGCTTGGCCTGACACTCGTCAATTCCTT GAGGAAGCAAAAGCTGTGGGGCAGTTGAGGAGCGAGAGGTTAGCGAACTTGATTGGTTTCTGCTGTGAAGGAGATGAGAGACTGCTCGTTGCTGAGTTTATGCCTTTTGAAACTCTCTCTAAGCATCTCTTCCACT GGGATAGCCAGCCAATGAAGTGGGCTATGAGAGTGAGAGTGGCTTTGTATCTTGCACAAGCACTCGAGTATTGCAGCAGTAAAGGTCGCGCCTTGTACCATGATCTCAACGCTTACAGGATCTTGTTCGACCAG GATGGTAATCCGAGACTATCTTGCTTCGGTCTTATGAAGAATAGTAGGGATGGGAAGAGTTACAGTACTAATCTGGCTTTCACACCTCCTGAGTACTTAAGAACAG GGAGAGTGATACCGGAGAGCGTGGTGTACAGCTTCGGAACGCTGTTGCTAGACCTTCTCAGTGGCAAACACATACCACCTAGCCAT GCGCTTGATCTGATCCGTGGGAAGAACTTCCTGATGCTAATGGACTCGGCTCTCGACGGTCATTTCTCAAATGACGATGGAACTGATTTGGTTCGTTTAGCTTCTCGTTGTTTGCAGTATGAAGCTCGTGAAAGGCCAAATGTGAAGTCTCTTGTGACTTCACTCGCTCCTCTTCAGAAGGAAACTGAT GTTCCGTCTTATGTCTTAATGGGGATTCCACATGGATCTGCTTCTCCTCCAAAGGAAACAACTTCGCTTCTGACCCCTCTTGGTGATGCTTGTTCAAGACTTGATCTCACCGCTATTCATGAGATTCTTGAAAAGGTTGGATACAAAGACGATGAAGACGTAGCTAATGAG CTCTCGTTCCAAGTGTGGACCGACCAGATTCAGGAGACTCTAAACGCTAAGAAACAAGGAGATGCTGCGTTCAAAGGCAAAGACTTTGTCACTACCATCGAATGTTACACGCAG TTCATTGAAGATGGGACAATGGTATCGCCAACGGTATTTGCAAGGAGGTGTTTGTGTTATCTGATGAGCAACAAGCCTCAAGAGGCACTTGGTGACGCAATGCAGGCGCAAGTGGTGTCTCCTGAGTGGCCAACAGCATTCTATCTTCAGGCTGCTGCTCTCTTCAGCCTTGGAATGGATAAAGACGCTTGCGAAACCCTAAAAGACGGATCTTCCTTGGAATccaagaaacaaaacaacagAGACTGA